One segment of Herbaspirillum hiltneri N3 DNA contains the following:
- a CDS encoding penicillin-binding protein 1A, whose protein sequence is MRFNSRLHRLSLQRGFLNPNIAKFLAFSVLGLVIIGALIIAYALIFINPRLPSLDVITDYRPKIPLRIYSADNVLLGEFGEEKRSLVKLDDIPANMKNAVLAIEDNRFYQHGGIDYIGIARAIATDVVRGHASQGASTITMQVARNVFLTKEKTVSRKLYEVLLANKIEAALSKDQILEVYMNQIYLGQRAFGFAAAARTYFGKDIKDITLAQAAMLAGLPKAPSAYNPIVNPKRAHIRQQYILQRMLDLEYITQKEYDAAVKEDIQVRAPGNQYNVHAEYVNEMVRQMVYAQYKEDTYTHGITVTTTINAADQKAAYDAVRKGVMDYDRRHGYRGPEETIELPSKEEDRAQAIDDAMDDYPDNDDILAAVVVSADPKQIQAVIRSGDKITLSGDTLKFVAAALGPKAKKEIRIAPGAVIRVMQDGKKNWQIVQLPEVEATLVSVTPQNGAIRALVGGFDFTQNNFNHVTQAWRQPGSTFKPFIYSAALEKGFAPASIINDAPVSYPAGNGQPNWEPKDDDPPAGPMAMRTALQKSVNLVAIRTLDAIGVKYAQDFITQHFGFDTDKVPPYLPMALGAGQTTPLQLASAYAIFANGGYKINPYLITQITDARGKVLSKADPLIVGNNAPRAIDERNSYIMTSLLQSVAQRGTGARSNSLKRTDLAGKTGTTNDAFDGWFAGYQRTLTTVVWMGYDQPKSLGSKEFGAQLALPIWVDYMGVALRGTPQSDTPAPAGIRFIDGEPYYENFTPGNGFVASLGVEGGGVVDALSNFFGWSKNPNSETQAAPSSGPASSSQAPGKENLYQGH, encoded by the coding sequence ATGCGCTTTAACTCTCGCTTGCACCGTCTTTCGCTTCAACGCGGCTTCCTCAATCCCAACATCGCCAAGTTCCTTGCCTTCTCGGTGCTCGGCCTCGTCATCATCGGCGCGCTGATCATCGCCTATGCGCTGATCTTCATCAATCCACGCCTGCCTTCGCTGGATGTGATCACCGATTACCGGCCGAAGATTCCGCTGCGCATCTACTCCGCGGACAACGTGCTGCTCGGCGAATTCGGCGAAGAAAAGCGCAGCCTGGTCAAGCTCGACGACATTCCGGCCAATATGAAGAATGCGGTGCTGGCCATCGAAGACAACCGTTTTTACCAGCACGGCGGCATCGACTACATCGGCATCGCGCGCGCCATCGCGACCGACGTGGTGCGCGGTCACGCCAGCCAGGGTGCCAGCACGATCACCATGCAGGTCGCCCGCAACGTGTTCCTGACCAAGGAAAAAACCGTCTCGCGCAAACTGTATGAAGTGCTGCTGGCCAACAAGATCGAAGCGGCGCTGAGCAAGGACCAGATCCTTGAGGTGTACATGAACCAGATTTACCTGGGTCAACGCGCCTTCGGTTTCGCCGCCGCCGCGCGCACCTATTTCGGCAAGGACATCAAGGACATCACGCTGGCCCAGGCCGCGATGCTGGCAGGCCTGCCGAAAGCGCCTTCGGCCTACAACCCGATCGTCAATCCGAAGCGGGCGCATATCCGCCAGCAATACATCCTGCAGCGCATGCTCGACCTCGAATACATCACGCAAAAGGAATACGACGCAGCTGTGAAGGAAGACATCCAAGTGCGTGCGCCAGGCAACCAGTACAACGTGCACGCCGAATACGTGAATGAAATGGTGCGCCAGATGGTGTACGCCCAGTACAAGGAAGACACCTATACCCATGGCATCACCGTCACCACCACCATCAACGCCGCTGACCAGAAGGCCGCCTACGATGCGGTGCGCAAGGGCGTAATGGATTACGACCGCCGTCACGGCTATCGCGGCCCGGAAGAAACCATCGAGCTGCCGTCGAAGGAGGAAGATCGCGCCCAGGCCATCGACGACGCCATGGACGACTATCCCGACAATGACGACATTCTTGCCGCCGTCGTGGTGTCAGCCGACCCGAAACAAATCCAGGCGGTGATTCGCAGCGGCGACAAGATCACGCTGTCGGGCGACACGCTGAAGTTCGTCGCAGCCGCACTGGGCCCCAAGGCCAAGAAGGAAATCCGCATCGCCCCGGGCGCGGTGATCCGCGTCATGCAGGACGGCAAAAAGAACTGGCAGATCGTGCAGTTGCCTGAAGTGGAAGCCACGCTGGTATCGGTGACGCCGCAGAACGGCGCCATCCGGGCATTGGTGGGCGGCTTCGATTTCACGCAGAACAACTTCAACCACGTCACGCAAGCCTGGCGCCAGCCCGGTTCGACCTTCAAGCCCTTCATCTACTCGGCGGCGCTGGAAAAAGGCTTTGCCCCCGCCTCCATCATCAACGATGCACCGGTATCCTATCCGGCCGGCAACGGCCAGCCGAACTGGGAACCGAAGGACGACGATCCGCCGGCCGGTCCGATGGCGATGCGCACCGCGCTGCAAAAATCGGTCAACCTGGTCGCCATCCGCACGCTGGACGCGATCGGCGTGAAGTATGCGCAGGACTTCATCACCCAGCATTTCGGCTTCGATACCGACAAGGTGCCGCCTTACCTGCCGATGGCGCTGGGAGCAGGTCAAACCACGCCGCTGCAGCTGGCGTCGGCCTATGCCATCTTCGCCAACGGCGGCTACAAGATCAATCCTTACCTGATCACACAGATCACCGACGCCCGCGGCAAGGTGCTGTCCAAGGCGGATCCGCTGATCGTCGGCAACAACGCTCCGCGCGCAATCGACGAGCGCAACAGCTACATCATGACCAGCCTGCTGCAATCGGTGGCGCAGCGTGGCACGGGGGCCCGCAGCAATTCGCTCAAACGCACCGATCTGGCCGGCAAGACCGGTACCACCAACGATGCGTTCGACGGCTGGTTCGCCGGGTATCAGCGCACGTTGACGACCGTGGTGTGGATGGGTTACGACCAGCCCAAGAGCCTGGGCAGCAAGGAATTCGGCGCGCAACTGGCATTGCCGATCTGGGTCGATTACATGGGCGTGGCGCTGCGCGGAACGCCGCAATCCGATACGCCGGCGCCGGCCGGGATCCGGTTCATCGACGGCGAACCGTATTATGAGAACTTCACGCCGGGCAACGGTTTCGTCGCCTCGCTGGGAGTTGAAGGCGGCGGCGTAGTCGATGCGCTGTCGAACTTCTTCGGCTGGTCGAAGAATCCGAACTCGGAAACGCAGGCGGCGCCATCGTCCGGCCCGGCCTCCTCTTCGCAGGCGCCGGGCAAGGAGAATCTGTATCAGGGCCATTGA
- a CDS encoding sigma-70 family RNA polymerase sigma factor has product MSDKSFEQAVVAERSMLVRFARLHLQEDAAEDAAQETLLAALQNPAGYSGKSALRTWLVGILKHKIIDVLRKEKKYVQAGPAEIGDPGDFDVLFDDTGHWAEAPADWGNPAETLQQAQFFDIMDFCLNKLTPVMARVFSMRELFEFEIAEICKELKITAGNCSVLLYRARMQLRLCLDQNWFEGRKA; this is encoded by the coding sequence ATGAGCGACAAGTCCTTCGAGCAGGCCGTCGTTGCCGAGCGCAGCATGCTGGTGCGGTTCGCGCGCCTGCATTTGCAGGAAGACGCCGCCGAAGATGCCGCCCAGGAAACCTTGCTGGCGGCCTTGCAGAACCCGGCCGGTTATTCCGGCAAATCCGCGTTGCGCACCTGGCTGGTCGGTATCCTCAAGCACAAGATCATCGACGTGTTGCGCAAGGAAAAGAAATACGTCCAGGCCGGCCCGGCGGAAATCGGCGATCCGGGCGACTTCGACGTTTTGTTCGACGATACCGGCCATTGGGCCGAGGCGCCCGCCGACTGGGGCAATCCGGCCGAAACGCTGCAGCAGGCGCAGTTCTTTGACATCATGGATTTTTGCCTGAACAAGCTGACGCCGGTGATGGCGCGGGTGTTTTCCATGCGTGAGCTGTTCGAGTTCGAGATTGCGGAAATCTGTAAAGAGCTGAAGATCACCGCCGGCAATTGCAGCGTCCTGCTGTATCGGGCGCGCATGCAGCTGCGCTTGTGCCTGGACCAGAACTGGTTTGAAGGGCGCAAGGCCTGA
- a CDS encoding c-type cytochrome, producing MASLMLSPVAARFSRIAHVALLALSALWIVAAAPAHAQQLPDTIAQRVAACTACHGKEGRASSDGYYPRIAGKPEGYLYNQLTNFRDGHRQYPLMTYLLDHLSDAYLHEIAAYFSAQHPPYPAPQPVEATPAVLERGRTLVMNGDSSKKVPACIACHGQALTGVAPAVPGLIGLPRDYINSQFGAWKNGVRKAKAPDCMAQITQRLSLEDINAASSWLAAQTVPEGARPAAAAAIKLPLPCGSVAE from the coding sequence ATGGCCAGCCTCATGCTTTCACCTGTTGCCGCACGATTTTCTCGCATTGCGCACGTTGCGCTACTGGCGCTGTCGGCGCTCTGGATTGTCGCCGCTGCCCCTGCCCACGCCCAGCAATTGCCCGATACCATCGCCCAACGCGTGGCCGCCTGTACCGCCTGCCACGGCAAGGAAGGCCGCGCTTCCAGCGACGGCTACTATCCGCGCATCGCTGGCAAGCCGGAAGGCTATCTCTACAATCAACTGACCAATTTCCGCGATGGCCATCGCCAGTATCCGCTGATGACTTACCTGCTGGATCATTTGTCGGACGCTTACCTGCACGAAATCGCCGCGTATTTCTCCGCCCAGCATCCGCCCTATCCGGCGCCGCAGCCGGTGGAAGCGACGCCGGCCGTACTGGAACGCGGGCGCACGCTGGTCATGAACGGCGACAGCAGCAAAAAAGTCCCGGCCTGCATCGCCTGCCACGGCCAGGCGCTGACCGGCGTGGCCCCGGCCGTGCCCGGCCTGATCGGCTTGCCGCGCGACTACATCAACTCGCAGTTCGGCGCGTGGAAAAACGGCGTACGCAAAGCCAAGGCGCCGGATTGCATGGCGCAGATCACGCAACGGCTGTCGCTGGAAGACATCAACGCCGCCAGCAGCTGGCTGGCCGCGCAAACCGTCCCGGAAGGCGCACGCCCCGCCGCCGCAGCGGCAATCAAGTTGCCACTGCCTTGCGGTAGCGTGGCGGAATAG